In Scylla paramamosain isolate STU-SP2022 chromosome 29, ASM3559412v1, whole genome shotgun sequence, a genomic segment contains:
- the LOC135115717 gene encoding zinc finger protein 628-like isoform X1, producing MAKAVGGGKDGVTQPTAPFATLASMGDGLQLSPAAVSVMVEGRVEPYELVELFYGSGSGTPTSPPGHVPQVSPQHSTGTSSPEVMQVIHPRVDVERAVPGPYTCGVCGRAFREASHYTKHKRGALCRKLAQRMAKKNKKKRAGNKQDWPDRVRQTAPQKPYECTVCGAKFCDRGNVELHLERRHHTRQKLWVMAVQGGGCCPECERWFPNRSELEQHQRQHQPAYLRPVQPITTTTTATTTAAPGVVYYPEPLQQVTSYPAQAPPPGPHLTPQAPPPPPPPPPQPPATAQMHASMATTLLHPPQLGPPPSLIPVSSAPALAPPAPAHPPMATLPSPEVGEAATKASRSSRAVRPGSAKWNMCGDCGHRFVDPINLELHLQRRHPASRLLDTITIAGNTMLYRTDHTRPDLNAVAMTSRNNLPSNQTYECLLCGFRATMHSLVTNHLQSVHGTANSNLIHVTETPEPTRKAVRGSQARQSTKDHKERHVCEACGEVFPLRVELIRHRVKEKKYRCGVCCLASCSQEQVSAHMAAQHPGTPTTTTGLACWLCGTLVYSAATLDEHLKSHGILRAECVECRECRAGLSDLLSHLRTHLPLQPSRVRLSLSQTGQPTTTQEVEVALDGSVYSTTSQDAAPGGDTPTAWAALAYACSECGACLAGAAQLEAHLQVHQTSQVPHPATSTHSNTTTTNAAAAVAATTLTTPATPCLAGAGVSRVPGSLEFRCEECGFWRQDGEPVMKHIQAVHMSGNMLHSVRLPSGLLQVHPIQVVTPISTLASQ from the exons ATGGCCAAGGCAGTCGGCGGTGGGAAGGATGGTGTGACGCAGCCCACTGCACCCTTTGCCACCCTTGCCTCCATGGGTGATGGCCTCCAGTTGTCCCCTGCTGCTGTAAGTGTCATG GTGGAGGGCCGTGTGGAGCCGTATGAACTGGTAGAGCTCTTCTATGGGAGCGGCAGTGGCACCCCAACGTCACCACCTGGCCATGTCCCGCAGGTGTCACCCCAGCACTCCACAGGCACCTCCTCCCCAGAAGTCATGCAG GTGATTCACCCCAGGGTGGACGTGGAGAGGGCTGTCCCGGGGCCATACACTTGTGGGGTCTGTGGCCGAGCCTTCAGGGAGGCGAGTCACTACACCAAACACAAGCGTGGTGCCCTGTGCCGTAAGCTGGCTCAGCGGAtggccaagaagaacaagaagaagagggccGGCAACAAGCAGGACTGGCCTGACCGTGTCCGGCAGACGGCGCCCCAGAAGCCGTATGAGTGCACTGTGTGTGGCGCCAAGTTCTGTGACCGTGGCAATGTGGAGCTTCACTTGGAGAGGCGGCACCACACCCGGCAAAAGCTGTGGGTCATGGCGGTGCAGGGAGGCGGCTGCTGCCCAGAGTGTGAACGCTGGTTCCCCAACAGGAGTGAACTGGAGCAACACCAGCGGCAGCACCAGCCTGCCTACCTGAGACCTGTAcagcccatcaccaccaccaccaccgctaccaccactgctgccccCGGTGTGGTGTACTACCCTGAGCCCCTCCAGCAGGTGACCTCTTACCCTGCTCAGGCCCCACCTCCAGGCCCTCACCTCACCCCCCaggccccccctccccctccccctccccctcctcaacCTCCAGCCACAGCTCAAATGCATGCTAGCATGGCCACAAcactccttcatcctccccagcTGGGGCcacctccctcactcattccaGTGAGCTCTGCCCCTGCACTGGCTCCCCCAGCTCCTGCCCATCCTCCCATGGCCACCCTCCCATCACCAGAAGTGGGGGAGGCAGCAACCAAGGCCTCACGAAGCAGCCGTGCAGTGCGTCCAGGTTCTGCTAAGTGGAACATGTGTGGGGACTGTGGCCACCGCTTTGTGGACCCCATCAACCTTGAGCTTCACCTGCAGCGGCGCCACCCAGCCTCCCGCCTGCTGGACACCATCACCATTGCAGGCAACACCATGCTGTACCGCACCGACCACACTCGGCCAGACTTGAATGCTGTGGCAATGACATCTCGAAACAACCTGCCTAGCAACCAGACGTACGAATGTCTGCTGTGTGGCTTCAGAGCCACCATGCACAGCCTAGTCACTAACCACCTCCAGAGTGTCCACGGCACTGCCAACTCTAACTTGATTCACGTCACAGAGACCCCAGAGCCCACACGCAAGGCAGTGCGGGGCAGCCAGGCCCGACAGAGCACCAAGGACCATAAGGAGAGACACGTGTGTGAGGCCTGCGGGGAGGTGTTCCCCCTGAGGGTGGAGCTGATCAGGCACcgggtgaaggaaaagaagtacaGGTGTGGGGTGTGCTGCCTGGCATCCTGTAGCCAGGAGCAGGTCTCTGCCCACATGGCTGCCCAGCACCCTggcacacccaccaccaccacaggcttGGCGTGCTGGCTGTGTGGCACGTTGGTGTACTCTGCTGCCACTCTGGATGAGCACCTGAAGAGCCACGGCATCCTAAGGGCTGAGTGTGTGGAGTGCAGGGAGTGTCGGGCTGGGCTATCAGACCTGCTGTCTCACCTCAGGACCCACCTACCCCTACAGCCCTCCAGGGTCCGCCTCTCCCTGTCCCAGACTGGCCAGCCAACAACTACTCAAGAGGTGGAAGTGGCACTAGATGGCTCCGTGTACAGCACCACCAGTCAAGATGCAGCCCCTGGAGGGGACACCCCAACAGCCTGGGCAGCTCTGGCTTATGCCTGCAGTGAGTGTGGAGCATGCCTGGCTGGGGCAGCACAGCTTGAGGCTCATCTGCAGGTACATCAAACCAGCCAAGTCCCTCACCCAGCCACCTCCACTCActccaataccaccaccaccaatgctgctgctgctgttgctgccaccaccctcaccactccAGCCACGCCCTGCCTGGCTGGGGCAGGGGTGTCCCGTGTGCCGGGGTCCCTGGAGTTTCGTTGCGAGGAGTGTGGGTTCTGGCGCCAGGATGGGGAGCCGGTGATGAAGCACATCCAGGCAGTGCACATGTCTGGCAACATGCTGCACTCTGTCAGGCTTCCCTCAGGCCTTCTGCAAGTTCACCCCATCCAGGTGGTGACCCCCATCAGCACCCTGGCTTCACAGTGA
- the LOC135115716 gene encoding ATP-dependent RNA helicase DDX51-like, whose product MAPMVVLGSQDALPGRYWGEGQGPTASPSQASILLARINSRARERKAGRLSVGQGEEEGLAEGLSTLKHTNLDVQNVTPRKETKGQMEMTPKDQPVDAASPPIAKVEPRVNGVRTEEASSSDMETVKKKKRKKKDSEGEENKGVLETPEIPEALKEECAGAPVIKKKKKRKKEGEESQIDEENSQSGIAETEKEEAELIKKKKKKRHKEIENKEESISVKTEEGCVIQIETENKHEEHVKINGDKVGDSSYLCENQRKKKKKNRGDEESEKTVSKEMEDTQTLSSSQQEEDIHSSSPRKKKKKDKKQESKEETLEKSKSNQDLSPLKVPKIEIKEEITDTLEDRQTGVRMEENHTDNHAGVNEEAERKDDKNAKMDKKKAKKQKKDKKKKNKKDKLKNREVGGFTLLTEVEATKRQKVQRTLPHWLANPTVIGRDLMADGAPVDSLPGLDASLVDTLKQQKIQQLFPVQRAVIPEILASAGPLSCRYRPRDVCVSAPTGSGKTLAYVLPLVQALKSRTVPRIRALVLLPVQELATQVYHVFQLYCKGTPLRVGKAVGHSTLQKEQASLVVHHLGCHHSLVDILVATPGRLADHLRMTHGLDLSALRYLVLDEADRMLAAEGGDWVGHIQRAIADHQAKQENQLLLQPSLQRLLFSATLSSDPEQLQHVTLHHPKLFTVAAPAAGQDKSVAVVMGQFVRPAELREEFVVVEEEVKPLALHHLLVSGEGRQRVLVFTNSVQATHKLALLLAALSEGSGRVVAEFSSKRDKRQQILSQFTAGKIDVLVSSDAMARGLDIPDIDHVVSYDVTAATTYVHRIGRTARAGRPGTALSLVTKTTLTEFRRALSGGGEGASQLALTPEELEPYEQQYIDSLATLKKTLEEEERQKRQNQTNGKAKKSKKKQKQRQRKQKRDKRAARLASNKSEGKRKVTVNANRLQHH is encoded by the exons ATGGCACCCATGGTAGTGCTGGGATCCCAGGATGCCCTGCCCGGTCGCTACTGGGGCGAGGGGCAGGGGCCAACAGCAAGCCCCAGCCAGGCATCCATTCTCCTGGCTCGCATCAACAGCCGTGCCCGGGAGAGGAAGGCTGGGAGGCTGAGCGTGgggcaaggagaggaggaaggactaGCAGAGGGGCTGAGTactctaaaacacacaaatctgGATGTACAAAATGTGACACcaaggaaagagacaaagggACAGATGGAGATGACACCCAAGGATCAGCCAGTTGATGCTGCATCCCCACCCATTGCTAAGGTGGAGCCGAGGGTGAATGGAGTGAGAACAGAGGAAGCTTCTTCTTCAGATATGGAgactgtaaagaaaaagaagaggaaaaagaaagattcagagggtgaagaaaataaaggtgtCTTAGAAACTCCAGAAATACCAGAAGCACTAAAAGAAGAATGTGCTGGAGCTCCAGtaatcaagaagaagaagaagaggaagaaggaaggagaagaatcaCAGATAGATGAGGAAAATTCACAGTCTGGCATAGCTGAAACTGAAAAGGAGGAGGCTgaactgataaagaaaaagaaaaagaagagacataaagaaatagaaaataaggaagaaagtatCAGTGTAAAGACAGAAGAGGGATGTGTGATACAGATAGAAACGGAAAATAAGCATGAGGAACATGTGAAAATAAATGGTGATAAGGTAGGAGACTCTAGCTATCTCTGTGAAaaccaaagaaagaagaaaaagaagaatagaggagatgaagaaagtgagaaaacagtcagtaaggaaatggaagacactcaaacactcagCAGCTCACAACAGGAAGAAGACATTCACTCAAGTTcaccaagaaagaagaagaagaaggacaagaaacagGAATCAAAGGAAGAAACTTTAGAAAAATCAAAGAGTAATCAAGATCTCTCCCCACTTAAGGTGCCAAAAATTGAGATCAAAGAGGAGATAACAGACACATtagaagatagacagacaggggTTAGGATGGAAGAAAACCACACTGACAATCATGCAGGAGTAAATGAagaggcagaaaggaaggatgacaaGAATGCTAagatggataaaaagaaagctaagaagcagaagaaagataagaaaaagaagaataagaaagataaacTCAAGAATAGAGAAGTAGGAGGTTTCACTCTCTTGACAGAAGTAGAGGCAACTAAAAGACAAAAG gTTCAGCGCACCCTACCACACTGGCTAGCAAACCCCACAGTGATTGGCCGAGACCTGATGGCTGATGGTGCTCCGGTGGACTCCCTGCCTGGCCTTGATGCATCCCTGGTAGACACCCTCAAACAGCAGAAGATCCAACAGCTGTTCCCGGTGCAGAGGGCTGTAATTCCTGAGATCCTGGCCAGTGCTGGACCCTTATCCTGCAG GTACCGGccaagagatgtgtgtgtgtcggcccCCACCGGCAGTGGCAAGACCCTGGCCTATGTGCTGCCTCTTGTCCAGGCCCTCAAGAGCCGCACTGTACCCAGGATACGTGCCCTTGTCCTCCTCCCAGTGCAGGAGCTGGCCACTCAGGTGTACCACGTGTTCCAGTTGTACTGCAAGGGTACCCCATTGCGTGTTGGTAAGGCAGTGGGCCACTCCACCCTGCAGAAGGAGCAGGCGTCCCTTGTAGTGCACCACCTTGGGTGCCACCACTCCCTTGTTGACATCCTGGTGGCCACGCCTGGCAGGCTGGCAGACCACCTCAGGATGACGCATGGATTGGATCTCTCTGCACTAAG GTACTTGGTGCTGGATGAGGCTGACCGTATGCTGGCAGCTGAGGGTGGGGACTGGGTGGGCCACATCCAGCGGGCCATTGCAGACCACCAGGCCAAGCAGGAGAACCAGCTGCTGCTCCAGCCATCACTTCAGCGTCTGTTATTCTCAGCCACACTGTCCAGTGACCCTGAGCAGCTGCAGCACGTCACCCTTCATCACCCAAAGCTGTTCACTGTGGCTGCCCCTGCTGCAG GTCAGGACAAgtcggtggcggtggtgatgggcCAGTTTGTCCGACCTGCCGAGCTGAGGGAGGAGTTTGTGGTggttgaggaggaggtgaagccGCTGGCCCTCCACCACCTGCTGGTGTCCGGGGAGGGACGGCAGAGAGTCCTTGTGTTCACCAACTCTGTCCAGGCCACACACAAGCTGGCCCTTCTCCTGGCTGCCCTCTCAGAAGGCAGTGGAAGAGTGGTGGCAGAATTCTCCAGCAAGAGGGACAAACGGCAGCAGATACTTTCACAGTTCACAGCAGGAAAGATCGatgt GCTGGTGTCCAGTGATGCCATGGCACGAGGGTTGGACATACCCGACATTGACCACGTGGTGTCCTACGATGTTACTGCTGCCACCACGTACGTCCACCGTATTGGCCGCACAGCCAGGGCAGGTCGGCCTGGCACTGCCCTCTCCCTTGTCACCAAGACAACA CTTACAGAGTTCCGGAGGGCACTGTCTGGTGGGGGTGAGGGTGCATCACAACTTGCTCTCACCCCTGAGGAGTTGGAGCCTTATGAGCAGCAGTACATTGATTCCCTGGCAACCCTCAAGAAGacattggaggaagaggagcgacAAAAGCGCCAGAACCAGACTAATGGGAAGGccaaaaagagtaaaaagaagcaaaagcagaggcagaggaagcaaaagagagacaagagagcTGCTCGGTTGGCAAGCAACAAAAGTGAGGGCAAGAGGAAAGTCACCGTAAATGCAAATCGTTTACAGCATCACTAG
- the LOC135115717 gene encoding zinc finger protein 628-like isoform X2 codes for MAKAVGGGKDGVTQPTAPFATLASMGDGLQLSPAAVEGRVEPYELVELFYGSGSGTPTSPPGHVPQVSPQHSTGTSSPEVMQVIHPRVDVERAVPGPYTCGVCGRAFREASHYTKHKRGALCRKLAQRMAKKNKKKRAGNKQDWPDRVRQTAPQKPYECTVCGAKFCDRGNVELHLERRHHTRQKLWVMAVQGGGCCPECERWFPNRSELEQHQRQHQPAYLRPVQPITTTTTATTTAAPGVVYYPEPLQQVTSYPAQAPPPGPHLTPQAPPPPPPPPPQPPATAQMHASMATTLLHPPQLGPPPSLIPVSSAPALAPPAPAHPPMATLPSPEVGEAATKASRSSRAVRPGSAKWNMCGDCGHRFVDPINLELHLQRRHPASRLLDTITIAGNTMLYRTDHTRPDLNAVAMTSRNNLPSNQTYECLLCGFRATMHSLVTNHLQSVHGTANSNLIHVTETPEPTRKAVRGSQARQSTKDHKERHVCEACGEVFPLRVELIRHRVKEKKYRCGVCCLASCSQEQVSAHMAAQHPGTPTTTTGLACWLCGTLVYSAATLDEHLKSHGILRAECVECRECRAGLSDLLSHLRTHLPLQPSRVRLSLSQTGQPTTTQEVEVALDGSVYSTTSQDAAPGGDTPTAWAALAYACSECGACLAGAAQLEAHLQVHQTSQVPHPATSTHSNTTTTNAAAAVAATTLTTPATPCLAGAGVSRVPGSLEFRCEECGFWRQDGEPVMKHIQAVHMSGNMLHSVRLPSGLLQVHPIQVVTPISTLASQ; via the exons ATGGCCAAGGCAGTCGGCGGTGGGAAGGATGGTGTGACGCAGCCCACTGCACCCTTTGCCACCCTTGCCTCCATGGGTGATGGCCTCCAGTTGTCCCCTGCTGCT GTGGAGGGCCGTGTGGAGCCGTATGAACTGGTAGAGCTCTTCTATGGGAGCGGCAGTGGCACCCCAACGTCACCACCTGGCCATGTCCCGCAGGTGTCACCCCAGCACTCCACAGGCACCTCCTCCCCAGAAGTCATGCAG GTGATTCACCCCAGGGTGGACGTGGAGAGGGCTGTCCCGGGGCCATACACTTGTGGGGTCTGTGGCCGAGCCTTCAGGGAGGCGAGTCACTACACCAAACACAAGCGTGGTGCCCTGTGCCGTAAGCTGGCTCAGCGGAtggccaagaagaacaagaagaagagggccGGCAACAAGCAGGACTGGCCTGACCGTGTCCGGCAGACGGCGCCCCAGAAGCCGTATGAGTGCACTGTGTGTGGCGCCAAGTTCTGTGACCGTGGCAATGTGGAGCTTCACTTGGAGAGGCGGCACCACACCCGGCAAAAGCTGTGGGTCATGGCGGTGCAGGGAGGCGGCTGCTGCCCAGAGTGTGAACGCTGGTTCCCCAACAGGAGTGAACTGGAGCAACACCAGCGGCAGCACCAGCCTGCCTACCTGAGACCTGTAcagcccatcaccaccaccaccaccgctaccaccactgctgccccCGGTGTGGTGTACTACCCTGAGCCCCTCCAGCAGGTGACCTCTTACCCTGCTCAGGCCCCACCTCCAGGCCCTCACCTCACCCCCCaggccccccctccccctccccctccccctcctcaacCTCCAGCCACAGCTCAAATGCATGCTAGCATGGCCACAAcactccttcatcctccccagcTGGGGCcacctccctcactcattccaGTGAGCTCTGCCCCTGCACTGGCTCCCCCAGCTCCTGCCCATCCTCCCATGGCCACCCTCCCATCACCAGAAGTGGGGGAGGCAGCAACCAAGGCCTCACGAAGCAGCCGTGCAGTGCGTCCAGGTTCTGCTAAGTGGAACATGTGTGGGGACTGTGGCCACCGCTTTGTGGACCCCATCAACCTTGAGCTTCACCTGCAGCGGCGCCACCCAGCCTCCCGCCTGCTGGACACCATCACCATTGCAGGCAACACCATGCTGTACCGCACCGACCACACTCGGCCAGACTTGAATGCTGTGGCAATGACATCTCGAAACAACCTGCCTAGCAACCAGACGTACGAATGTCTGCTGTGTGGCTTCAGAGCCACCATGCACAGCCTAGTCACTAACCACCTCCAGAGTGTCCACGGCACTGCCAACTCTAACTTGATTCACGTCACAGAGACCCCAGAGCCCACACGCAAGGCAGTGCGGGGCAGCCAGGCCCGACAGAGCACCAAGGACCATAAGGAGAGACACGTGTGTGAGGCCTGCGGGGAGGTGTTCCCCCTGAGGGTGGAGCTGATCAGGCACcgggtgaaggaaaagaagtacaGGTGTGGGGTGTGCTGCCTGGCATCCTGTAGCCAGGAGCAGGTCTCTGCCCACATGGCTGCCCAGCACCCTggcacacccaccaccaccacaggcttGGCGTGCTGGCTGTGTGGCACGTTGGTGTACTCTGCTGCCACTCTGGATGAGCACCTGAAGAGCCACGGCATCCTAAGGGCTGAGTGTGTGGAGTGCAGGGAGTGTCGGGCTGGGCTATCAGACCTGCTGTCTCACCTCAGGACCCACCTACCCCTACAGCCCTCCAGGGTCCGCCTCTCCCTGTCCCAGACTGGCCAGCCAACAACTACTCAAGAGGTGGAAGTGGCACTAGATGGCTCCGTGTACAGCACCACCAGTCAAGATGCAGCCCCTGGAGGGGACACCCCAACAGCCTGGGCAGCTCTGGCTTATGCCTGCAGTGAGTGTGGAGCATGCCTGGCTGGGGCAGCACAGCTTGAGGCTCATCTGCAGGTACATCAAACCAGCCAAGTCCCTCACCCAGCCACCTCCACTCActccaataccaccaccaccaatgctgctgctgctgttgctgccaccaccctcaccactccAGCCACGCCCTGCCTGGCTGGGGCAGGGGTGTCCCGTGTGCCGGGGTCCCTGGAGTTTCGTTGCGAGGAGTGTGGGTTCTGGCGCCAGGATGGGGAGCCGGTGATGAAGCACATCCAGGCAGTGCACATGTCTGGCAACATGCTGCACTCTGTCAGGCTTCCCTCAGGCCTTCTGCAAGTTCACCCCATCCAGGTGGTGACCCCCATCAGCACCCTGGCTTCACAGTGA